GCTTTAATGCTGTTGCCATACCCATTGAGATATCTCCTCCTTAAGATTTCTTACAAAATAGTCGTTCCTTCACCTGTTTACCTGTTTCTGTCGTTGCTAGACCTCCAAGCGCTGTTTCCCGAAGTGTCCGAGGCATATCTTTTCCGATTCGATACATTGCTTCAATCACTTCATCACATGGTATGCGGCTTTCAATCCCAGCCAGCGACATATCAGCCGCTGAAAAAGCGATGGAGGTTCCGATTACATTACGCTTAATGCAAGGCACTTCAACAAGACCTGCGACTGGATCACAAACTAATCCTAAGAGTGACTTCATGGCAATGGCAGTCGCATTCACAGCCTGCTGTGGCGTGCCGCCTTTTAACTCTACAATGGTTCCAGCTGCCATAGCTGTTGCAGATCCTACCTCTGCTTGACAGCCCCCCGCTGCCCCAGAGATGAATGAACGATTTGCAATGACAAACCCGAGCATGCTTGCTGTGAATAAGCCCATGACTAAATTTTTATAGGGGGTGCCATCATTTTTATGAAGCGAAAACAATACACCAGGCAATATGCCGGCAGCCCCAGCAGTTGGAGTGGCAACAATAACCCCCATCCGTGCATTGTTTTCAGAAGTTGCCAATGAAAAGCTCATTGCATTGCTGACATAATTTCCAGACAGAGATTTCCCTTGCTGTACGTAATCAACCATTTTCACGGCATCACCGCCAGAAATTCCACTTGGTGCGGTTGAAGCGTCTTTTATACCGCTATCAACGGCTTCTTTCATTTTGATCAAGCGCTCTTCCATCATGCTAATAATGGTTTCTTTGTCTCGTCCTGATTTTTCTATTTCCATCATCAGCATGATTTCACCAATGGTTTTTTGTTCTCTTTCACAAACCTCAATCAGCTCTTTCATCGACTGTATCTTCATCCTATTGCCTCCATCAGTACTTTCCCTCTTGGTTGATAAGAACGAGCAAGGACCGTAAAGTCATCGCCTGCACTTAAACGAATATCTACCATCTTCTCGTTAATCATAAAAATCTTGGATAAGCCGCCGCCAAGTGACGCACCGCCTACCTTTACAAGACGATCGTCGTGTTTCACTGTTACCATAGTTGTATTTGGATGATCATAGTACTCACAGCTTTCAGCAAATTCGAATTTGTACTCCATCCCAACCTCTTTTGCCCACTCCAATGAGTGTTTAATGCGTGTATCATCGGTATCCATCCCAAGCAATCCGCCAAGAAGTGCTTTATCTGTTCCATGTCCTTGGTAGGTTTCAGCAAAGGAATCATAAAATACAATATTGACCTCTTGCGGATAATCTCCTACCAGTTCATAAATAAATTTCCCGATGGATACGACTCCTGCTGTATGTGAACTCGACGGTCCCACCATAATAGGACCAATAATGTCAAAACAACTCTGAAATTCCATCCTCATGCTCCCTTCTTAAACTGTGATTGCCTGTTGAAATAACGGATAGCCACTACAGATTGCTTTGGTAGTTTCTTTTGCTTTCTCAAGAACTGCTTCGTCCCCTTTACTTTTCAGAACAGCTGCGATTACTTCCCCGATTTTCACCATTTCATCCTGCTTCATACCACGTGTCGTTAAAGCCGCAGTTCCCATGCGGATACCACTTGTAACAAAAGGCTTTTCAGGATCATAAGGAATCGTATTTTTATTGACCGTAATACCGGCTTCTTCTAATAATTTTTCTGCTACTTTTCCAGTTAAATTCCATGGACGTAAATCTAAAAGGACAA
This genomic stretch from Neobacillus niacini harbors:
- the sdaAA gene encoding L-serine ammonia-lyase, iron-sulfur-dependent, subunit alpha; this encodes MKIQSMKELIEVCEREQKTIGEIMLMMEIEKSGRDKETIISMMEERLIKMKEAVDSGIKDASTAPSGISGGDAVKMVDYVQQGKSLSGNYVSNAMSFSLATSENNARMGVIVATPTAGAAGILPGVLFSLHKNDGTPYKNLVMGLFTASMLGFVIANRSFISGAAGGCQAEVGSATAMAAGTIVELKGGTPQQAVNATAIAMKSLLGLVCDPVAGLVEVPCIKRNVIGTSIAFSAADMSLAGIESRIPCDEVIEAMYRIGKDMPRTLRETALGGLATTETGKQVKERLFCKKS
- a CDS encoding serine dehydratase beta chain gives rise to the protein MEFQSCFDIIGPIMVGPSSSHTAGVVSIGKFIYELVGDYPQEVNIVFYDSFAETYQGHGTDKALLGGLLGMDTDDTRIKHSLEWAKEVGMEYKFEFAESCEYYDHPNTTMVTVKHDDRLVKVGGASLGGGLSKIFMINEKMVDIRLSAGDDFTVLARSYQPRGKVLMEAIG